Proteins encoded in a region of the Coleofasciculus sp. FACHB-T130 genome:
- the lspA gene encoding signal peptidase II, which yields MNFKNHYFWLAAFVSLILDRVTKYWVVQNFVYKETWALWPNVFHFTYELNPGAAFSWFQGEVWLPWLSLGVSLFLIGFALVNPHLDRWEQLGCGFILGGAVGNGIDRFFNSCVINDKFFNGCVVDFLDFRLIHFAVFNLADMFINVGMVCLLIAWFWNQPSSSGRPR from the coding sequence ATGAATTTTAAAAATCACTATTTTTGGCTCGCCGCTTTCGTTAGTCTGATTCTGGATCGGGTAACTAAATATTGGGTGGTGCAGAATTTTGTCTATAAAGAAACGTGGGCGCTGTGGCCTAATGTATTCCACTTTACCTATGAATTGAACCCTGGGGCAGCTTTTAGCTGGTTTCAAGGAGAAGTTTGGTTGCCCTGGCTTTCTTTGGGGGTGAGTCTATTCTTGATCGGATTCGCTTTAGTAAACCCCCATTTGGATCGTTGGGAACAATTAGGCTGTGGCTTTATCTTAGGTGGAGCGGTGGGCAATGGAATTGACCGATTTTTCAACAGTTGCGTTATCAATGACAAATTTTTCAATGGTTGCGTCGTTGATTTCTTGGATTTTCGGCTGATTCACTTTGCAGTATTTAATCTGGCAGATATGTTTATTAATGTAGGCATGGTGTGTTTATTGATTGCCTGGTTTTGGAATCAACCTTCCTCATCTGGCAGACCACGCTGA
- a CDS encoding biotin transporter BioY codes for MFAPTELLWALIGLLLTIGGTFLEAYVPSLPWNWSQQGIQTHSLGVTYQIGAVLLVGCMGGKNAGALSQIAYLALGLTPWFPVFSQGGGLDYLTEPSFGYLLGFIPGAWICGLVAFKAPQRLESLSFSCICGLLVIHITGLTYLIVTHLLTLGAVLLPLWEAVLKYSVYPLPAQMAIVCAVTVLAYFLRQLMLY; via the coding sequence GATTGGCTTACTCCTAACGATTGGTGGTACGTTTCTGGAAGCGTATGTCCCCAGCCTTCCTTGGAATTGGTCTCAGCAAGGGATTCAAACTCACTCGCTGGGCGTGACCTATCAAATCGGTGCCGTGCTGCTAGTTGGCTGTATGGGCGGTAAAAATGCCGGGGCACTCTCTCAAATTGCTTACCTGGCATTGGGTCTCACTCCCTGGTTTCCAGTCTTTTCTCAAGGCGGAGGTCTCGACTATCTCACAGAACCCAGCTTTGGCTACTTACTAGGCTTTATTCCGGGTGCGTGGATCTGTGGCTTAGTGGCTTTTAAGGCACCGCAGCGATTGGAGTCTTTGTCCTTCAGCTGTATTTGTGGGTTGCTGGTCATCCATATCACTGGTTTGACTTATCTAATCGTGACCCATTTGTTAACCTTGGGAGCGGTATTACTGCCGTTATGGGAAGCAGTTTTGAAATACTCCGTCTATCCTTTACCAGCCCAAATGGCAATTGTTTGTGCAGTGACAGTCTTGGCTTATTTCTTACGCCAGCTAATGCTTTATTAA
- a CDS encoding transglycosylase domain-containing protein has translation MTSPQQPPKTILGQLTQAVQTIQAKVNFNALALKPNARVPELWVQDAGAAKAEVYPLLGDRYLLGRSSKSCDIVVRNPVISQIHLSLNREGRRGQSFVIKDENSTNGIYRGRRRLNSLILRHGDILTLGPPELADAVRLQYHNPPPWYVLATRYALYGVGGLTSLLALWILFEWRNIPIRPLPAGVQGPVVINSDDGTPLQRPRTIAHRELGRLSDFSKYLPQAVIASEDSRYYWHFGVDPVGTLRAVVTNVKGGGIRQGGSTITQQLARSLFREYVGTEDSAGRKIKEAIVALKLETFYSKNEIMRNYLNRIYLGVGANGFEDAAQFYFDKSARDLNISEAATLVAILPAPNSFNPIRDYKTAIGLRDRIINRMANLGFISAEEAQRARRSRIDVSPKAREALASIKAPYFYSYVFTELQFLLGDQLAKEGNFFVETNLDLETQQKAETALRNGVNTIGGSYRFSEGAIVTLDSSNGSIRALVGGTDYQKSQFNRATQAKRQPGSTFKIFAYASALEQGNSPGKFYSCAPLVWQNQRFRGCERVGGSGTDMYTGLAQSENAIALRVAQDVGLDRVVEMARRLGITTPLNPVPGLVLGQSETTVLEMTGAFGALENGGVWNRAHAIQRIRDSSDCKDFNNPQTCRVIYSFEEEAGATKRVLSQGIADTMTNMLRGAVRGGTARAASIGFGEVGKTGTTNSGVDLWFIGYVPSQDLVTGIWLGNDDNTPTRGSSGQAAQVWANYMRQVVR, from the coding sequence ATGACCTCACCCCAACAACCGCCTAAAACCATCCTGGGTCAACTAACTCAGGCAGTACAGACCATTCAAGCTAAGGTAAATTTTAATGCGCTGGCGCTGAAGCCCAATGCCAGAGTGCCGGAACTATGGGTGCAGGATGCCGGTGCTGCTAAGGCAGAGGTTTATCCACTATTGGGCGATCGCTATTTACTGGGACGCAGTTCTAAATCTTGCGATATCGTGGTGCGGAACCCAGTTATCAGTCAGATTCATCTTTCATTAAACCGAGAAGGACGGCGCGGGCAGTCCTTTGTCATCAAGGATGAAAACTCTACCAATGGCATCTACCGAGGGAGACGGCGGCTCAATAGCCTCATACTACGCCACGGCGATATCCTCACCCTAGGACCACCGGAATTGGCGGATGCGGTTCGGCTTCAGTACCACAATCCTCCCCCCTGGTACGTCCTGGCGACTCGTTACGCCCTCTATGGGGTGGGTGGACTGACCAGTTTATTGGCATTGTGGATTCTTTTTGAGTGGCGCAATATTCCGATTCGACCTTTGCCCGCTGGCGTACAAGGACCAGTAGTAATTAATTCTGATGACGGAACGCCGTTACAGCGTCCCCGAACGATAGCGCACCGGGAATTGGGGCGATTATCAGATTTTTCCAAGTATCTGCCTCAAGCGGTGATTGCATCGGAAGACAGCCGCTATTACTGGCACTTCGGGGTCGATCCCGTTGGCACGCTGCGGGCGGTGGTGACGAATGTCAAGGGAGGCGGAATTCGTCAAGGCGGTAGCACGATTACGCAACAGTTGGCGCGGAGTTTGTTTCGGGAGTATGTGGGGACAGAAGATAGCGCGGGGCGAAAAATCAAGGAAGCGATCGTCGCTCTGAAGCTGGAGACGTTCTACAGTAAGAACGAGATCATGCGGAATTATCTGAACCGCATCTACCTGGGTGTTGGCGCGAACGGGTTTGAGGACGCGGCTCAGTTTTATTTCGACAAATCTGCCAGAGACTTAAATATTTCTGAAGCGGCGACGCTGGTGGCGATTTTGCCAGCACCGAATAGTTTTAATCCGATTCGGGATTATAAAACGGCGATTGGACTGCGCGATCGCATTATCAACCGCATGGCAAATCTAGGGTTTATCAGTGCGGAAGAAGCTCAACGAGCAAGGCGATCGCGGATTGACGTTAGCCCCAAAGCCAGAGAAGCTTTGGCTAGCATCAAGGCACCCTATTTTTACAGCTACGTTTTCACCGAACTCCAATTCTTGTTGGGAGATCAACTGGCAAAAGAAGGCAATTTTTTTGTCGAAACCAATCTGGATCTGGAGACTCAGCAAAAGGCGGAAACTGCCCTCCGCAACGGAGTTAATACCATTGGGGGAAGTTACAGGTTCTCTGAGGGAGCAATTGTCACCCTCGACTCCAGCAACGGGTCAATTCGCGCCTTGGTCGGTGGCACAGATTATCAAAAAAGTCAATTTAATCGCGCGACTCAAGCCAAGCGACAACCGGGTTCCACCTTCAAAATTTTTGCCTACGCTTCAGCGCTTGAACAAGGTAACTCGCCGGGAAAGTTTTATTCTTGCGCCCCTTTAGTGTGGCAGAATCAACGCTTTCGGGGGTGCGAAAGAGTAGGGGGTAGCGGGACGGATATGTACACCGGGCTTGCCCAGTCGGAGAATGCGATCGCGCTGCGGGTAGCGCAGGATGTTGGTTTAGATCGGGTGGTGGAGATGGCTCGACGACTGGGCATCACAACGCCGCTTAATCCGGTTCCCGGTTTGGTGTTGGGGCAAAGCGAAACCACTGTCTTGGAGATGACGGGGGCTTTCGGTGCCTTGGAAAATGGCGGCGTCTGGAATCGCGCCCATGCTATTCAGCGGATTCGGGACAGCAGCGATTGCAAAGATTTCAACAATCCGCAAACCTGCCGGGTGATTTACTCCTTCGAGGAGGAAGCAGGGGCAACGAAGCGGGTGCTGTCACAGGGAATCGCAGATACCATGACGAATATGCTTCGGGGCGCAGTGCGAGGGGGTACGGCACGGGCGGCGTCGATTGGATTCGGAGAGGTGGGGAAGACGGGCACCACGAATAGCGGCGTTGACTTGTGGTTTATTGGCTACGTTCCCAGT